In Halobaculum limi, one DNA window encodes the following:
- a CDS encoding LysE family transporter has product MSTIGSLVAGVVFGLALAAPPGPMNAVIAEESVLRGWTAGVRAGLGAATADAIFFVLSLVGVVGFLGRAPVVRGVMVGIGGVLMLYYAYGAAREIRGSFLSVDPDIADEESAGFRKALALALANPYQVLFWLTVGVGLLEPGRIDVFAAADVAALTGELVVETGSPTLVVGFFAGIGLWVTGFPGALVAARSRVEALAPVVAALSALLLGGFGVAFLFDAARTLAPVV; this is encoded by the coding sequence GTGAGTACCATCGGTTCGCTGGTCGCGGGCGTCGTCTTCGGCCTCGCGCTGGCCGCACCGCCCGGTCCGATGAACGCGGTGATCGCAGAAGAGAGCGTCCTTCGCGGGTGGACCGCGGGCGTCCGTGCCGGCCTCGGGGCGGCCACCGCCGACGCGATCTTCTTCGTCCTCTCGCTGGTCGGCGTGGTCGGCTTCCTCGGTCGTGCGCCGGTCGTTCGCGGTGTGATGGTCGGCATTGGCGGCGTGCTGATGCTGTACTACGCGTACGGCGCCGCCCGCGAGATCCGTGGGTCGTTCCTCAGCGTCGACCCCGACATCGCAGACGAGGAGTCTGCCGGCTTCCGCAAGGCGCTGGCGCTGGCGCTGGCGAACCCGTACCAAGTGTTGTTCTGGCTGACCGTCGGCGTGGGACTGCTCGAACCCGGCCGCATCGACGTGTTCGCCGCCGCAGACGTGGCGGCGCTGACGGGGGAACTCGTCGTCGAGACGGGAAGCCCGACGCTCGTCGTCGGCTTCTTCGCTGGCATCGGCCTGTGGGTGACTGGCTTCCCGGGCGCACTCGTGGCCGCGCGGAGCCGCGTGGAGGCGCTCGCGCCGGTCGTCGCGGCGCTGTCTGCGCTGTTGCTCGGGGGGTTCGGCGTCGCGTTCCTGTTCGACGCCGCCCGGACGCTCGCGCCGGTCGTGTGA
- a CDS encoding NAD(P)-dependent glycerol-1-phosphate dehydrogenase, whose amino-acid sequence MFGKSTWIKLPRNVLVGHGVLDEAGEAVSELSLAGTPLLVTSPTPNDLAGDRLRAQFDGAETVTVDRASFEAVGEIVAAAEAAEATFLVALGGGKPIDLAKMAADELGLGFVSVPTAASHDGIVSGRSSIPEGDTRHSVAADPPLAVIADTEIMANAPWDLTTAGCADIISNYTAVKDWRLARRLKNVEYSEYAGALSEMTAEMLVDNADSIKQGLEESSWVVSKALVSSGVAMSIAGSSRPASGAEHLFSHQLDRIADSPALHGHQVGVGSILTEFLHTGENGQWRAIRDALKSIGAPTTAAELGIDDETVIEALTTAHTIRDRYTILGDGVNEAAAMEVATFTGVI is encoded by the coding sequence ATGTTTGGGAAGTCGACGTGGATCAAACTCCCGCGGAACGTGCTCGTCGGGCACGGCGTCCTCGACGAGGCGGGCGAGGCCGTCTCGGAGTTGTCGCTGGCCGGGACGCCGCTGCTCGTCACCTCGCCGACGCCGAACGACCTCGCGGGCGACCGCTTACGCGCGCAGTTCGACGGCGCGGAGACCGTCACTGTCGACCGCGCGAGTTTCGAGGCGGTCGGCGAGATCGTCGCGGCCGCCGAGGCCGCCGAAGCGACGTTCCTCGTCGCGCTGGGGGGCGGCAAGCCCATCGACCTCGCGAAGATGGCTGCCGACGAACTGGGGCTGGGCTTCGTCTCGGTGCCGACCGCCGCCAGTCACGACGGCATCGTCTCCGGGCGCTCGTCTATCCCCGAGGGCGACACGCGCCACTCTGTCGCGGCCGACCCGCCACTTGCGGTCATCGCCGACACCGAGATTATGGCGAACGCGCCGTGGGACCTCACGACCGCTGGCTGTGCCGACATCATCTCCAACTACACCGCGGTCAAAGACTGGCGGCTGGCGCGCCGTCTGAAGAACGTCGAGTACAGTGAGTACGCGGGCGCGCTCTCGGAAATGACCGCCGAGATGCTCGTCGACAACGCCGACTCGATCAAACAGGGGTTAGAGGAGTCGTCGTGGGTGGTCTCGAAGGCACTCGTCTCCTCGGGCGTGGCGATGTCTATCGCAGGATCCTCGCGGCCCGCGTCCGGCGCGGAACACCTCTTCTCGCATCAGTTGGACCGCATCGCCGACTCGCCCGCGCTCCACGGACACCAGGTCGGCGTCGGATCGATACTGACGGAGTTCCTCCACACCGGCGAAAACGGGCAGTGGCGTGCGATCCGTGACGCCCTGAAGTCTATCGGTGCGCCGACGACCGCGGCCGAACTCGGCATCGACGACGAGACGGTCATCGAGGCGCTCACGACCGCCCACACCATCCGCGACCGCTACACCATCCTCGGCGACGGCGTCAAC